TTTTTTGTCGAACAGGTTTTCTACATTCAACTGAACCTGTAATTTGTCATTAAAATCATAACGTGCCATCAAGTTTACTAAGCTGTAGCTTTGCTGGCTTAATGTTTCTGCAGCGCTAGTAATTGGGTTGGCAACATTTTGATATTTCTCACTTTGCCAATTAAGTCCGCCGCCAATCATTAAACCTTGCAGCTGATCTGAAAATTGGTAGGTTGAGAAAATTTTAAGTTGTTTACGTGGATGATCTGAGCTTATGACATTACCAGCAGCATCTTCGGCATTAAATTGCGAATAACCAACACTAATATTCCAGTCGGTGCTAGGCTGGCCAACGATTTCGACTTCAAAACCTTTACTCGTCGTACCTTGCGCTGCAAAAGAAGCCTCAATAATGGTGCCTGGCACGAAATGTCCGCTGTCAGTTTGCGCTAAGTTGTCTTGATCAATGCTAAAGATAGCGACCGAGGTATGCAGCATATCGTTGAGAAATGTGCTTTTTAGGCCAATTTCTTTGCTTTTACCTGTTAGCGGATCAAGGAAATCGCCATTACGATCAATCGCAGTTTGTGGCTTGAAAATTTCGGTATAACTGGCATAAAGTCGGTGATCGGCTGTCAGATCATAAAGCGCGCCAATATAAGGTACTAGTACCCCGTTATCACCAAAATCTACTGCTGCTCCGTAGCTGGTACCCTGACGTTGCCAGTTTGACAAGCGAGCACCGGTAATTAATTTTAAATTATCGCTTAAACTTAAGCGAGTCGCCGCGTAAAGCCCTTTTTGCTCGGTTTCAAGATCGGCCGCTACGGTACTTTCGGTTGCCCATTGCGGCTCTGCATATGAGCCATCCCATTGATTAAAATCACCGGTTGCTGCTGAACTTATCACCGCAAAGGTATTGGTAGTGGCTTGCTGCTTGCTCATTAGCGCGCCAACCACGAATTCATGCTCATGATTTAATAAAACAAAATCGCCTTTTAAACGAACATCAATGCTGTTTTGTGTGCTGCTACCGTTACTGTTATAAGCCCAAGCGTTTAGTCCTGTACCGTTGGCAGAATCGGGGGTGCCATAAAGGTAAAGTAACTTAGATTCTTGATTGTGCTCAATGTGATTGAAGTTGGTAATTAGCTGCCAGCCATTATTGAAAAAATGCTCAAGGTTGGCAAAATAATTGTTACTGGTGGTGTCCCATTGGGTCCAGTCTGCTGCGGTGGTAGTAGAGCTATCCCAGTTGGTACGACTGCCATCGCTATACCAGGGCGCTAAATTGCCCCACGTTGGTGAGGTTGGGGTGTTTTTCTGCTGGCTAGCACCGACGCGAAGCAAGGTGTCAGGACTTAGATCTGCTTCGACAACACCGTAAAATACTTGAGTTTGCTCTTGGTAAAGCTCAAGGAACGAGTCCGCTTGTTGATATTTAGCGACAACTCGTGCGCGGATTGTGCCGGCTTCATTTAATCCAGACGCTAAGTCAGCCGTTAGTTGACGTTTATTCCAGCTGCCAATACTGCTGTTAAGGTAGCCTTCAAACTCAGCGCTGTCTGCATGTTTGCGTACTAAGTTGATTGACGCAGAAGGGTCGCCAGCACCAGTGAGTAAACCAGTAGCACCACGGACAAATTCAATGCGATCGTAAATGGAAACATCGGTAATCGTTTCGCCAGAATCACCGGCTAAACTCCAAGCCAGTGGCACACCATCTACTTGATAGTTTTCAATGTCAAAACCACGCGCTTGAAACGTGTTACGGACGTTATCGACTTCTTTAACTGAGATACCTACCGCACTAACTGCAACATCGGCTAGGCTATCGAAGGCTTGATCTTTAATTCTTTGGGCGGTCATTACACTAACAGACTGCGGCGTTTCTCTTAAGCTAAGCCCTAATCCGGTTGCGGTATCAATGTTCTCACCGACTGTGTATACACCCGTGACTGTAATTTTTTCAGTTTGTTCGGTGGCCAATGCCAAGCTTGGATTTAAAGCAAAATTAACTGCAACAACCAGTGGCAGTAATTTAAAACGCAGCTTCATATAATGGTCCCATTTATTATTAATAGAAAAAAGAAGCGCAATGCTAATGTAAATGATAATCGCTATCTATAACTGTTTTTGACGGTTACTGATACTATTTTGTCATTTAATTTTTGTTACTTATTTAACTAGTTGAAATGTAAGCACTATAACAGGCTGTTCTATGTAAATGGTAATGATTGTTAATATCGATATTATTAAGGGTGTGCTGAGACGATTTGTCTTAATAATTAGGCAGGGGACAAAAAATGGCTAAAAGATCGCTGATCCGGCTATTTTTTGTCAGTAACAGAGGTTTAGCGTTACGAGCTAATTACAGAGCGAATTCAATGAGGAACCAATTGTGGCGGTGAAACAATGGCACCTGTATTTCTGGATTATTTTATCAATGTTGCGCTGGTAACGGCGTAACTTGAATTTTTAACTATCAGCGCACTAAACCGATAATGCGCTGATATGCTATTACCTTAATTAAAGTGATATTTCGCGGCCAACCAGAATTGTCGCCCTACTTCAATGCCGGTACCTCCGGTCGAAACTGTATAGGTACGGGTATTAAACACATTGCTGATGTCTGCGCGTAAATTTAGCTTGTGCAGATGGCTTAGCTTAAGATCCCAATTAAGCCCAAGGTTGACAAGTACCCGTGGTGAGTACGACTCTTTTTTGTATTCCGTTAATGCATAGGTATTATTAGTACATTCGTTACAGATGTTACTTAGTTCAGAAGACTCTGCATAGTCACCCGTTGTTACTGCTTTGTCATAGGCGCTGGTGTAAGTTGCACTAATGCTTGAGTTTAAGCGATCAGTCCAGCGGCTATTTATACCAAATTTCACGCTAATCGGGTTGCCAAAAGTACTATTAATATTATTAAGTTCAGCCTGGGTAATAGTGGTGCCTTCATAAACTACTAATTGATCAATTGACGCATCGTCTATGGAGTTATCATAGTCATCAAAATTAGATTTGCTGCTGCTGTAACTGGTATTGGCCCATAAAGAATGGTTGGCGATCTGGCCGCTCCATGCCAGCGATATGCGGCGGCTAGTACCCTTAGCGGTGTTGTCTTGCTCTATGTAGCTATACCCGTCGCTACCTAGATAATACTCGCCAGATCTCGCTAATTGATCTTGTTGCCAGCGCGCGACCATTTTTAACGAAATTTGGCCAAACTGCGCCAGTGACTGTTTCCAGCCGAGTACTAATTCATCGTTATATGGCGTTTTAAGGTTTTGGTAGCGATAGCGGAAATCACTATCGGAACTTGAACGTTGCCAGCCCTGTAAGTAACTGCCACTGATATCGCGATATTGAATGTAATAAGGTATTTGCGCTTCTCTGGTTTTGTAGGTTAATAAACCAGCATCATAATAACGGCTGGCCCCAAAGATGAGTAAACTCGAATTATCAGAAAATACGTCATAGCCAAAACTGGTGCGCGGCGCAATATTAACGTTGTCAAAAACGTCATCATAATCAATACGCATACCTAAATTAAGGCTTAAGTCGCCCCATTCAATGGTGTCGGTAACAAACCCATGCAACTTAATTAAATCAACACTGATATCTTCAGCACTATAAACAACGCGCGATTGAAAATATTGTGGGGCGACGGCTATATTATTTGAATACGCAATAATATCGTTACCATCGGTCGGATCGATTGCATGGCCAAGCTCTTGTTCGAGTTGAGCTAATGGTTTGTAATAACTAATTTCAACACAATCGAGCTGATAACCACTGCAATTTAATGGCTCGCTGGTTGGGGCAACTGGGTATATAAAGGCTGAATTATATTTATAACTGTCCTGAGCACGTTGGCGATCTAATTGTTCGTGTTCAATACCAAAGCCAAGTTTAATGTCATGGTATAGCTCACCGGTGCTTAATGAATTTAAAGTGAAAGTATTTTTCCAGCTGGTGGTTTGCTGTTGTTTTTCAAGTGAACCATAACCACCTTCTAATGAGTAAGGGTTGTCCTCTGAATTGCTGGAAGCTAGCTGGCCCCAATCTTTGCCGGTGGCTTGGCGCCAAATATAATAATGATCAGGTGCTTCACGGCTATTGTCACTGCTATTAAATTGTAACTTGCTGTTGGCATCGCCAAAATCGAATTGGTGATTGAGGTTAAGTGTGGTACCGAAACCACCACCATTAATGGTGAGGTTGCTGTTTAAGGTGTCTTTTAAGCCTTCTTCCTTTTGGTAAGGGGCATAAATAACACTAAAATCGATGCTATCAATCAAGGTATCGCGCTGTGAGTATTTTAGTAATACATTACTGCTGCTGCGTTCCTTAGTGGTATTTTGCTGTAGGGATATTCCACTGACGGTACTGGTTAAATAATTGCCACTTATTACGATGCCATGGTGTTGATTAAACTGATGGCTTGCCATCACATTATACGATTGCTTGTTGAATACCGGGACTATAGGTGTATCACTGATCGAATCTTCTGATTCAATAATGTGATATTGGCCCCAGCTGCTTTGAGTGCCGCGATAACCTAGGCTAAATGAATTTTGTTCAGTATCAAACGCGTTAATTGATGAGACACTGACAACTCCCCCCGAAAAGTCACCATACTCTGCAGGAATGTTATTGTCATACACATCAATTGATTGAACAATTTCACTGTTGATACTGTAAGTTTGTGGCGAGCCTTGCACATCGTTAATTGAGCTGATTGCACGATTGTACGCATTGGGATCTTGGCGGCTGTTGTAATTCATGCCATCGAGGAAAAATCCGGTCTGCCATGGCTGACCGCCAGAAATAGACAGCTGTTTGGCGCGTACGTCGGTTAACGCTTCTATCGAATAGGCGTCATCGAGCATTTCTACCCCAGGTAATAAAGCAACTAAATCATTAATATCGCCCGTTGTGCGGGGGCTTTGCTCAATAAATTTTTTGTCTAAATGAAAACGTCCGCTCATGCCAGAGGCTTCTAAACCAACATAACGGGTACCGATCACGGTCCGTTGCTCGGTGTGTAATTGTTTTACACACTCGGCCAGCGTTGCTTGGTCAGCTTGTGGATGTTTCTCATTACACTGTTGTTGTAACACTGTGTTTGCATCGCTTGTCGCTTTTTGCGTGTTAGCTTGCTGCGATAGAGGGGCATTTTGAGCCTGAGAGGCAAATGATATTACCAGTAAGCTGAAAAGATAACTGCGCATTTTAGAGCACTCCCTTGAGCGAGTCACAAGTGCAGTGCATTGAGACGTTTAAAATCGAGCAAGAGAGTTTACTCTTGGTAAAGCGGCGCATAGTTACCTCGTAATATTGGATAGTTAAAACGGGCGTATAATAAACGTAAACGCAATCGAGATCAATTATCGTTTGCATTATCAGTTACTGTTTTTTGTCGGGTTATTTTTCGTCATAGCTGTTTGAAATTGATAAGATCTATCAAGATGATAAAGACGGTGGCTAGCCCCATTAATACTGTAATTTTGGATGAGTCGTTATCGACATCGCAGAAAAACAATCCAATATTAATTGTATGATGCTAGCCAATGAGGATTGCAGAGCTTATTAATCGCGGTCTTAACAACGTTATTAATGACTCATTTAGCCAGCTAAGTTCACAGGTTTTTCATGCTAATTAAACTCAGTAACCTAATATAATAAAAATTGAGTAATTACTTTAATGCAATTGAGAATGCTAATAGATCTCATTAATATTATGGTGTAATATGCGCGTGTTTTAATCATATTAATTTAATGAGGTAGTAGTTATGCGTCGATTTACCAAGAGCAAACTCAGTTGCTCGATGTTTTTAATTTCTATGCTATCCGCTTGTGGTGGCTCTGAAAGTTCCAACTTAGCGCCAAATGTTAGCTCGGCTAATCTGGCGCCGATATTAACTGAAGACAGTGTTTTTCAGGGGGTAATCACGGCTACGGACGATAACAATAGCTCATTAAACTTTACCGTTGGTTCGGCTGCGTCACACGGTATTTTTGCGTTAAATAGCGATGGCAGTTATACCTATACACCAACGGCTAACTTTGTTGGTACTGATACCGTAACCGTTAATGTGTCTGACGGTGAAATGACGACAGCAACGACACTGACTTTCACTTCGACTAATGTCAACGATGCGCCAGTTTTACTTAGTCATAATGTTTCAATTGATCTTCAAGGGGTAACTCAGGGGAATCTGGTTGTTGAAGATGCTGATGGCGATGATTTAACGTTTGCGATTGTTACAGATGTCGATACCTTAAATGGTGCCTTAACGCTAGACTCTGCGACTGGTACTTTTACTTATACCGCCCAAGGTGAGCTTGACACTGAGTTTAGAATTTCATATACCGACGGTATTATTGATGAGCCGATTGTTGCAGTAATATCAATTCAGCCTAGTTATGTGACGAATCAAAATAAGTCAGACTATTACTATAGTTCGGAAAAGTCTCACTTAGTTAAAGCGCAAGCGGTATCAGCTGAGTTAACCGGTGATAATGCGGTTAACGAATTAACCTCGCAACTCGCTAATGGATATATGCTTGCGAGTGATCAGATTAAAGCTAATGCGTTATTAGACTCGATAGCCGAATTAGTGTCTCAAGCTAAAGCATATCGTTTATCTGCTGATACGTTACAAGAAAAGGGTGATTTTGCCGGTGCTCAAGCTTTACGAGTTAAAGCGGAAATAGCGTATAATTATTATTTAGGGCAAAAAGGCATCGCTAATATCAGCAGCAGTGATGCTTCTTTTATGTATGCATTGTTTAACGATTATATTGATGGCGGCAGCAGCAGTAGCAGCGAAAAAGCGATAGCTTATGGGGCGACGATTGCCACTTTTTCTGCTGAGGTTAACACCGACGTTTCCTCTAGACCCTATGGTTATTTTGTTAGTGCTTTGGCTAGTAGTGCTCAAGATCGTTTCAATCGTTATATTAGCGATCGTACAAGCAGTAATTATGATATTGCTCTGCAGGCGATTTCTGACTATGCAAGCTTAGCTGAAGGCATGGGCTATTTAGTCAAGTCTAGTGGCACCTACTATAGTACAGCCGTTTATAACACAGCAAAGGCGGCAGGTTTGTTCAACCGTTTGGGCGCGCAGGAATTGGCAAAAGAGTATACCGCCAAGGCGTTATCTTATTACCAAGCAGTAAATTACGATAGTGATTTTACATACCCAGTTAAAGAATACGCAGCAACCACGCTAACTAAATACCCAACAGGACTTACCGCAATCAGCGGTTTATTTGCCGCATTGTACCCAAATGAGCCAAATCTACCGTTGGCGTTAGTGCTTGCCGAGGAAGGGGCGGCAGACAAAGATTACACTAAAGCGGTTGAACTTCAATTGGCTTACACTGCTTATAATGCGGTTTTAAATGGCACTGATATAGCGACAGCAATTGTGCCACTTAAAGAACATTTCATTGAAGAAGAAGGCGACTACCGTAGCTACTACCAAGCGTTAGTTGAATATGATGTAAACAATCCACGTTTAGGCACGCTATTAGCAGAGAAAGGAGAAACAAATAAAGCGCTTGAGGTGTATCAGACCGCCTCAACGTTATTAACCAGTGAAGCTTATGTCGGCTCTCAAACCATGAGTATGTATGTGACAGGTTATAAGGGTTGTACACGCCTCACTCAGCTAACGATAGCAGCTGGTGGCGATAGCCTAAATCAAGCCGCAGAGTGCCAAAAAATTGTTGATCAGTATTTTAAGTTGGCGACAGGGAAATTCACACAAGATACGTTATTCGCGGCTAAGTACGAAGTAATGCGCGCACATTGGGACATCGAAAGTCTTGCTGCAATCGATGCTGTAGCTGTGACGTTAAATAGTGAACTCGAGAGCTTAGAAAGCGACAGTGCGACGCTAGAAGAGCAATTTGGACTGGCTGAGCGTTATTTGAAACTTGCCGGTTATTTAGCGACTTACCAGCGTTATGATGATGCTAAAGCTGCTTACACTACGGCAATGGTTAAATTGCAAAGTTTGAGCGAAAACGATCAAACCGACGCCGCTTTACTTAAAGATATTTTGGGTCTGGTTGAAAATGACATTGCGTCTTATGATCCTGCTAAAACAGGTGCCTTCGAGCGCAAAGCTTATTTAGTTGCGCTACGCCATGGAGCTGGACAATTTAATGAATATGAGAACCAGCTTAGCGAAACACTTGCAGCGTTAGCTAACTTAACGGCGGTGAACAATAGCAAGGTTGCACTGCTATCGGTTAATGAGCAGCAAGGTGTTATTGAAGATCAGCTATTGATTAATCTGCACGCTGGTCTTAATGATAGCGCTGATGCATTAATTAACAGTGTGGTTAACGAAGCGGTAGAGCAGCAGGAGCTATTATTGCTTAAGGGCGGATTCTTAGCACAGCAAAATGCATTTCCAGCGAGTAATATCGCCAGTGTCGATACTGATAGCGATGGCATGCCAGACTTCTTTACGTTAGAAGCAACAGCAGCACAAATTGTTGCTAGTGGCCTGACGATGGACAACGACAACGATAACGATAATGTTCCGAATGCCGCAGATATTACGCCGATTGGTTAATAAGTACTAATTAAGTAAAAACACAAGAAAGGGTGGAGACACCCACAGTAAGTGTTGAAAGGGCAGTGCAAGAGTGGGGAGACCTGATTTTGCACTGCCTTTTTTTGTCATGAGACGATAAATTGAACCGTTTGTGCGAGGTATTTAAGCAAGAAAGTTGTTCTCATCCGACTTTATTTTTTGATGTTAGTCTGTATACTCTGGTAACTTTTCATAAAAATCATAAGATTGCATGGCAGTTATATTAAATAGGAAGTTTAATTTCGGTCTACTTATCTTGGGAGTATTGATTTTACTGTCGGGGTGTCAATCGACAAGCAAACCAACCTCAACTGCCGATTTTCCGGCACAACTACTGTCGTTTCCGCGTGATAGCAAGATACTGGGTGACGATATTGTCGATGTTCAGTTAGCGTTGGCCGATCGTAACCTTTACCTGTCAAATAACGACCGGATTAAGATGTTGGCTACAGAGCAATGTAGCATAGATATTTCTGCTCATCGTGGTGACTTTCGCGAGCCAGAAAATAGCGCGCGAGCGATTACCAGCGCGTTAAAAGATAACTTTAATAGTGTCGAAATTGACGTGATGTTATTGCGAGATGGTACTTGGGTTAATCATCATGATAAACAATCTGGTCGTGCGACGGTTTATTATTCTGGCCAACGCCATAAAATAGAAAAGATGAGTCTGCGTAATTTTGGTGGCTTAAAGCTTCGCGCTAAAAACAGCAATGAGTTGCTGGATGAGCGCCCGATTACCGCTTATGAATCGTTTAAAGCCTTTGCTGATTATCGCAATAATCAGCAACAACTCAATGTTGAGGTTAAATCTGACGCGACTGGGCATCAGTTGAATAAACTCGACCAAATGTTACGTTTAACAGTTGGGCAAGGCGGGTTTTATTATTCGTCGTTAAATCGCGAGGTGTTACGTAAATTACGAGGCATTAATGCCAAGGTTTATATTGGCTTTATTGCCGGCGCACACCCAACGAGTGTCAGCAAGCTTCGCGCCGCACTGAAAAAAGGGGTGAAGGACGACAGCTTATATCGTCGGTATATGAAAGAAATTGAGACGGTAGGCAATTACTCGATCAAAAGGTACCGCGCCAAATATAAAAGCTATAGCTCCGCCGCTGCGATTAAAAGCCTGCATCGTGATTTTGGCGCCAACTCAGGACTTCACCTTGATATTCGCCAGTACGTAAGAAAACCAAAAATAAAACAGTATGCTCAGCGCTTAGGCATGAAGGTATACACCTATGCAATCAACGGTTCTGACTATCACCAAGGCCGGTTAGTTGCTTTAGGGAAAAATCGGTTACCCGACGGGGTGATTGTTGACGCAACACCGTATCGGTTGTGCCAAAAATTATTCAAACCATCAATCGCGGCTCAGCGCCATCATGCGTTAAGCCCAAGTGGCGCCTATATTATGAGCCTGCCAAACGATGCCGACTTTGACCGACTCGAAGAAATGCTCGGTTACCGCCAAGAAAATTATTATATTGCGCTTTCAAGTCGCCTCGCCCCGATTAAAAAATTGCCGAGTAAATCAAGTGTAACTAAGCGGCTTACAGTGGCTTTTCCAACGATTAAAGATCAAACAATAAAGTCTAATACCAGTAAAGCAATTGTGATTAAATTATCAGGCTATCAACAATGACCGATGAGCAGTTAAGTCCATTTTCAAAGCAGCTTTTAAACCAAGCGCCAACGCAAAACAAAATGCGCCAAGCCGAGCAAGTGCTAAAAACAAGCCAAGCTAAGCAAATTAAGCAGCAACAATCTCAAGCGTCTCAAGCAACCCAGGCAGCGCAAATTGCTAAGGTGGGCAAGCCGCTGTGGTGGCTGGTATTTATGTTCGTTTGCTCGGTATTGTATTTATTTCCTGAAGCGGTTTTTAACGCGGCGCTAACCGATGTTGCGGGTGGTAAAAGTTCGACCGACGATGAACTGCGCGCCATTGAGTTATTTGGCCGGGCAATTAGTGGCATTGGCGTTACCTTGTTGTTGGCCGACTTATTACTTAAAGGCAGGTTGTTAACCAGTGGCGTTAAAGCAATCGGCAGTTTGCTGTTGATTGGGGTAATTGTGTGGCCGACGGTTTTTTTTGGTCAAAAATGGTTAGTTGATCATTATATCGTTGATGCCTCTACGGGGGCAGAGCGGCAACGGGCTTATTTGTCGCAAGTTATTCGCCGGGCATTAATTGAAAAGTCGGTCGAGATAGAGGGCATTCATTACCAGCCAGATCAGCCGCACTCAGGGGTTGAAAAAACCTTTTTATCGGTCTTTGGTGGCTTGGTGTATGCCGACGATCAAGTTATTGCGACGTTAGAGCAGCAAAAGCGCCAAATTATGGAGCGGTTTGTACGTGATCACGCAATGTCTAGCTTTGATCAGCATTACGCGCAATACGATCAGTTTCGTCAAACCCTTAAGGGCCATTATACGACCTACGCGACTAAGTCTAATCAATATAACGATGCGATTGGTGGTTCGTCGCGCCGCTCTGATCAATATTGGCTCGACACTCAAAATGAGATTAAGCAAGGCTGGGCTAAATACCAAAAAGGGCTAACGGCCTATGAAGCACGGGTTGAAGCGCGGGCGCAAAAAATAGCTCCCAAGGTGTTTGATTATTTTAAACGGCGTCAAAAATGTGCAACTTATAGCAGTAACAGCAGTAAAAATCGTTGTTATCAACGACTGCAAAAGGGCTATGACAAAGAAATTAAGAAATATGGCATTGGATATATTCCGGCTAATGATTGGTTAAAGCGTGAAGAAATTAGCACCGCCAGCAACATCGGCAGCTCATTGCTAACGGGTGTCTTAACCGGTGGCTTATCGACAATTTTACAAGCGGCCAATGCCGCGATGGGTGGTGACGGTGGTTTTAAAGATCACCGAATGATTTTCACTAATGACGTTAACCATTATAAAGCGATTCTCATGGTTAAAATGGCGGGCAGTTTTGTCAAAAGTTCAGGCGGTTATCCGCTGGGCATTAGCTCTATTCATAAGTTTCGCCATCATAAAGTCACGGCTAAAAAAGTAAGAAAAAGCTTAAACGCTAAGGGACTTAAATTACCAAGCAGCTGGACGTTGGCCCAACGAGCCACGTTTAACCGCGCGGTATTAAATAAAGTGACGGCTCAGGCTAAGGCTAAATGGCGTAGTGGCATGCAAGCGCGTGGCAGTAAAATTGGGCCAAATTTATCTTGGCGTAAATTTCAATTACACCCAGAAATTCAAGCGCGCCTAGCAAACCAAATGGCCGAGCTATATGTTAAGCCAATGCTGGCTGATTGGAACAACCGCCAGTTTAAGCAACGGGTTATTGACGTAAATATTAAGCGTAAAACCAATGAATATCTTAAGGTGATGAACGCGCAAATAGTTGAATTTGAAGACGGCGGTTCGTTCGAGTCGACAGGCAAGGCGGCGTTGCGCGGCATTATTATTCCGCCGATTTCGATGTCGATATCCTTAATGCTGGTACTGCTTACACTATTAAAACTGCCGATAAAAGCGGTTGAGCTGGTTAAGGCTAAACGAGCGACTCAAGAGGTTACGCCAGTTAAAACCAAAGGCTATATTAGCGTCTTAGTTTCAGGTGCTTTAATCGCAGCTATTGTTGCTTTGCCTTTGCTTGTTGGTGGCAACAAATTTACCCAGTCTGGATCTGCGGTTAATTACTTCTTGGTGCAAATGGATAAAAATGACTCGGCGTTAGTGTCTTTCTCGCTTAAGTGGTTATTAACGACGCAGCCATTAGTGCAACCGACCGGACTTGCGATTGATAATCTTTTGGGAATAACGACCGTGTTTAACGCCATTAGCGAGCCGCTAAATCAGTTTGACCAGCGTTTTTTTGCTGAACATGAAACGAGTGAGTTAGCAGCGAAATCTCTCGGTAAGTCGTCTAATAATACGTTGCCATTAACCATTACCACCAATGTTAAGGGCGCTAAGGTATTTATTATGAATATCAAACCCAAATATAGCCCAGGCATGATGCTGCCCAAAGGCGCCTATGATATTAAGGTTGTAAAATCGGGTTATCAATCAGTTAGAAAGTGGATTTATTTAAAAGAACGCCAAAGCAGTTTCGCGATTAATTTGTAAATGATTTTTGTGTCATTGAACAGCAATAATATTAGCAGTGGATAGGGAATTAAAATTGACTACATTAGATAAGTTTCAAGCTTTTGTGCGAAAACAAGGCGAGGAAATTACCGGGTTAGCAGTACCAGTGGTATTAAGCGAGCAAGATCAAAAAAACTCGCCACTAAAATATACCTTTGGTTGGTCAATTGAAATTGGCGTATCAGGCCATGATCACGGGGCTTATTGTCCGTCTGGTGCTGGTGTTATTAATTGTGGCAACATGCAAGGCGCCAAAGAACAAGCGCACAGCGATGCTAAAAACTATATCAGTGGTCAGCACTCTTTGTTTAACGATCGGTTGCTCGGCAATTTATCGTCTAATGTCGCGACAAATTTTACGATGGGTAATACAGATTTGGCCAGTGCGCCTCATCGTTATACCGGATCTGATCCTTGCTATAGCTGCCATGGTCGCGGTGAAAAAACATGTGGTGGTTGTAATGGCCATGGCAAAACCCGTTGCAGTTATTGCAGCGGATCGGGGCGGGTTGATACGCAGCATTACGATAGCCAAGCGCAGCGGACTATTTACTCCACCAAGGGCTGCCCAACTTGTTATGGCAGTGGTTCAAACACCTGTAGTAGCTGTCATGGTAGTGGCGATGTCCGTTGTAATGTCTGTAGTGGTGGTGGGTACCTTTATTATAGTTTTACTATTGATGGCGAAGCCAAGCGACGTACCCGTTGGAGTTTTGAAAATAACGATCGCCATGACTGGGCTGAAAGCTTTATAAATAAGCGCGGCTTGCATATTATTTCGAGCCTAACAAATATCGAAGAAGTTGATGTTCAGGGTGGTTTTGACGGCTGTACCTTTGTTTATGCAATGGCTGCTACGCTGTCGACATTACAGTTCAAAGCAACGGTCGACAGCGGTGATACTCGATTATGCTTTGCTGGCAGCAATCATCTGGTGCACGACGCAGGCGGGGTGTATGACCCAGCCGTTTGGAGTATTGGCCAGCAATTAGGTGGCGGCAATCAACAAACAGACAAAGCAGTATTGGGAGTGCCCGTAATAAAAAGCATTCTTGAAAGCCATGAAACCGATGAAAAAGTGGATTTGGTGGAACAAAACTGGGTGTCAAAAGACATCGCTAAGGCAGTGGTTGATAATTACTTGGTGCTGGTGCAGCAATTAAAACAGGCGAGCACCCAAGGCATGTTGGGGCACATGAT
This region of Gammaproteobacteria bacterium genomic DNA includes:
- a CDS encoding TonB-dependent siderophore receptor; protein product: MKLRFKLLPLVVAVNFALNPSLALATEQTEKITVTGVYTVGENIDTATGLGLSLRETPQSVSVMTAQRIKDQAFDSLADVAVSAVGISVKEVDNVRNTFQARGFDIENYQVDGVPLAWSLAGDSGETITDVSIYDRIEFVRGATGLLTGAGDPSASINLVRKHADSAEFEGYLNSSIGSWNKRQLTADLASGLNEAGTIRARVVAKYQQADSFLELYQEQTQVFYGVVEADLSPDTLLRVGASQQKNTPTSPTWGNLAPWYSDGSRTNWDSSTTTAADWTQWDTTSNNYFANLEHFFNNGWQLITNFNHIEHNQESKLLYLYGTPDSANGTGLNAWAYNSNGSSTQNSIDVRLKGDFVLLNHEHEFVVGALMSKQQATTNTFAVISSAATGDFNQWDGSYAEPQWATESTVAADLETEQKGLYAATRLSLSDNLKLITGARLSNWQRQGTSYGAAVDFGDNGVLVPYIGALYDLTADHRLYASYTEIFKPQTAIDRNGDFLDPLTGKSKEIGLKSTFLNDMLHTSVAIFSIDQDNLAQTDSGHFVPGTIIEASFAAQGTTSKGFEVEIVGQPSTDWNISVGYSQFNAEDAAGNVISSDHPRKQLKIFSTYQFSDQLQGLMIGGGLNWQSEKYQNVANPITSAAETLSQQSYSLVNLMARYDFNDKLQVQLNVENLFDKKYYSQVGFFDQYRYGAPRNVTLGLTYQL
- a CDS encoding TonB-dependent receptor plug domain-containing protein, yielding MRSYLFSLLVISFASQAQNAPLSQQANTQKATSDANTVLQQQCNEKHPQADQATLAECVKQLHTEQRTVIGTRYVGLEASGMSGRFHLDKKFIEQSPRTTGDINDLVALLPGVEMLDDAYSIEALTDVRAKQLSISGGQPWQTGFFLDGMNYNSRQDPNAYNRAISSINDVQGSPQTYSINSEIVQSIDVYDNNIPAEYGDFSGGVVSVSSINAFDTEQNSFSLGYRGTQSSWGQYHIIESEDSISDTPIVPVFNKQSYNVMASHQFNQHHGIVISGNYLTSTVSGISLQQNTTKERSSSNVLLKYSQRDTLIDSIDFSVIYAPYQKEEGLKDTLNSNLTINGGGFGTTLNLNHQFDFGDANSKLQFNSSDNSREAPDHYYIWRQATGKDWGQLASSNSEDNPYSLEGGYGSLEKQQQTTSWKNTFTLNSLSTGELYHDIKLGFGIEHEQLDRQRAQDSYKYNSAFIYPVAPTSEPLNCSGYQLDCVEISYYKPLAQLEQELGHAIDPTDGNDIIAYSNNIAVAPQYFQSRVVYSAEDISVDLIKLHGFVTDTIEWGDLSLNLGMRIDYDDVFDNVNIAPRTSFGYDVFSDNSSLLIFGASRYYDAGLLTYKTREAQIPYYIQYRDISGSYLQGWQRSSSDSDFRYRYQNLKTPYNDELVLGWKQSLAQFGQISLKMVARWQQDQLARSGEYYLGSDGYSYIEQDNTAKGTSRRISLAWSGQIANHSLWANTSYSSSKSNFDDYDNSIDDASIDQLVVYEGTTITQAELNNINSTFGNPISVKFGINSRWTDRLNSSISATYTSAYDKAVTTGDYAESSELSNICNECTNNTYALTEYKKESYSPRVLVNLGLNWDLKLSHLHKLNLRADISNVFNTRTYTVSTGGTGIEVGRQFWLAAKYHFN